From the Hevea brasiliensis isolate MT/VB/25A 57/8 chromosome 13, ASM3005281v1, whole genome shotgun sequence genome, the window accacaaacaatatccATAGGACTccatcaattatgaatgcaatataaaatgtgtctagtatttaactacatagatacatatttataagtgatgcatggttatacttgaacatataataatatcgaaattataattaaaattaatattttattcacagAATTAACCGAGGTCACTGTGGCGGTTGGGTAGAGGAGAAAGGCTGTCtcagctcacctgataatttcatagcaattatttaatatattgactcaatacaagcttgaaaaagaccaaagacaccctaggtCGTattgaaaattcggcagagtctcccctatacctaggatctatccaacctgaaaaagggttcaaattgcacttctatattcacaagctacacatccacaactcaatcacatcacatggcccctacTGGGCCCATCTAAACAATCAACAATCACAAtgtgaaaaattacagtttagtccttataattaaccccttttgcaaaaactacccatatgagctctaaaaattctaaaactttgccccgtggtccttagaaatattaataagctaatacaaaaagaattataattttctaagctgccacgaatattttatagatttttaatcgaattcaagcactagataattaagaaaagtaaggtttgggtttacctatgccgattctgacctTGGAGACACGTCCGAGACGTCTGAAAACGATGGGATAGCCTATAACCTCGACCCAATTTAgagacttttttggtagcctgGCTGTCCGGCCCGAAATTGCAAACCCAAGCAACTATTAAATTTCCTCGAATTGAAGGTAtctacgcgaagcccacaacatgaGGGTTagtataatttttacggaattttctaaactcatttaatgctcggaaaaacactgtgaTGTCTAGTGGAACCTACAGAAAAATGATctcagaaaaatttgaaatgggtattgctgcgaagctctcaacgagtggagcactccggtactcttgGATTTTTGGTGGGAtttacggttttcgagaaatctagcttgaaagtcaaaatggattaatacttcccggataaaaattggataaactgctcgatggattctggtgttcttagtgtctatggaaagctctcgaggtgtagatgggttttgaCACAAAATCCGAtcaaatcggtggccggatcagccgaattttggccgggaaggcgAAACTGCGCGCACGCACTGGGTGGGTTTCGTGCGACATTTCCGGCTGCCGGAGGCTTGCCGACAGTAGGGGAGGGATGGGAGAGGTGCGCCGGCGAGATGGGGAGGCTAAGGCAACGGCTAGCCGGCGAGGGcgaaaagaggagagagaaaacgaggaGAGAAGGGGAGAGGTCAGGACACACAGGGGAAGGGGAAGGGAAAAAGGAAAAGGTCGGTCCGACCCGATCCGGTTCGATTAGGCCGGTCCAGTTCAGgaaacaaaattttgaatttttactctgccctgtAACAAAAAACGagatccaaaaattctgaaaaatttctaaaaaactcaaaaaaattcatagagtccaaatatatttttagttttgccacttgatctttaaattaatttttaaaaattatcaaagttttatattttcgaaaaatcgaacctgatttctaaaatccaaaaaatttcacataattttctaaaatttaaataaaataaaatataactaattacccataaaataataaatttaaaaattaggggtgttacaataagtcatttttctttttacttattataatgtttaattagttatatGTTTTAATGGTGTAATTTTGATGGAttaatttatgttattaataaatttaaaaaattgtgtTAAATTGTAAAAATGGCTAAAACTCcgtttatttcatgaaaaataacttgtatatagaaaatatttttcatgaaaattatttcctaataaaatatttttcatgaaaatatttcatatgtgataatattaaattaatagtatgTTTTTATATCATGcatgtataaatattttcatattttaataagattgtcAAAGTCCATAAAATGACTTCTTTTTTGGAAAAGAGATagttattttccttaaaaatgatataattttttatttgaccagaaaaatattttccattgaTTCATTTTTTGAGTGCCTCCAAATGCTAAAAAatgctaaaaatattttttaaaaaaatatttttttcaaaacaATAGAGCCTATATATTTTTTTGGGTACTtgctaaattttaatttcttgataTTACatctaaattaaaatgaaaaatactCGAATGATtagtctaattttttttatttaatttggattttgaattcgaAACTATAAAATTTTAGAGAATTATAATATTCATTATTGATTGACATAGCTTTTCATAACCTTTACACAATTGGGATTGCAAAAGGAGCAAGCAAATAAGGATTAAAAAGTGTGGAGGTCCAAAGTAGATTGATTGTGGAAGTGGTTGTGCTATATAGGGCTAGAAGTGGTTGTGTAGACTTCTTGGTTAAAAGGTATTGGGACttattcaattcaaaatttaattttaaacttatttaatcATTGTATATGgatttatttgatattttttctttttcttttaaaaaatattaatatatttttataaaaaaatattattataaaaaattaaataatttatataaaaataaacttatcaatcattaaatatttttatatattttatatacacatcttaattaattttatacttAATTTTGTACAGatcttatgttaagttatggtaaatttcattttttaaaaagaTGGTAATCTCTTCTAAATCGTTGGGCAAGGCAAAAGTTATGGGTAAACAATTCTCTCTCCTcaattctctctctcttttctttgtaCTGCTTCCCAGCCAACGAAAAAAAGCCCCCATTGCTAACTGCAATTTGATTTGAAAGGGCGAAAGCAACAAAAGAATTTGAAGTGACCCATCTGCACCCATGTAGTGTACTCTCTCTATAAACGCTTAAATATctgcctctttctctctctttctctgtctCTGCTATAGAGGGTGGTCTGCGGTTAGAGGGAGTTGCTGGTGAAGATGCCGAGGCCAGGGCCGAGACCTTATGAGTGCGTGAGGAGAGCTTGGCACAGCGATAGACACCAACCCCTGAGAGGTTCTATCATTCAACAAATTTTCAGGTTCTGGGTCTTGTATATTTTAACTTATTTTCTTGAATCCAGGTCGTATTTTTGTGCATTTTGTGACTGTGCACCATCTGTTCGATTAGGGTCGCTAATGAGAGTCACAGTGCCGCAACTAAAAAGAACAAGGAGTGGCAAGAGAAGCTTCCTCTCGTGGTCTTGAAAGCTGAGGAAATCATGTACTCCAAAGCCAACTCTGAGGTATTTTGGTTTTGCTTAATGATTCTTtgatctttatttatttatttattgtgtaTTTTGCTTTATACTCATTTTGCATTGTTTTCATTGCTTAGGCTGAGTACATGAACCTAGAAACATTATGGGATCGTGTGAATGACGCCATTAACACAATTATTCGGAGAGATGAGAGCAGTGAAACCGGAGAGCTTCTGCCTCCTTGTATTGAAGGTACTGATAATTCACTTTCACATTTATTGGATCCAACTCTGTAATTATGCTTATCTTGTTTCTTAATGGCTAAAGGGATCGGAAGGTAATTTATATGtggtaaattaaaaataaaaaataaaaattgtaggTTCAAGCTTAATTTGATTTGCCATTAAAAATAGTTTGAAACAAATGTGCTCAAGGTGTTAAACTATGCGTCTTTTGCCAAAATGTTGTTTAGCTGCCCTCAATCTGGGCTGCATTCCAGTTAGAGCTTCAAGAAGCCAACGGCACAGTAATCCCAGGAGTTACCTCAGCCCAAGAGTGCAAGAACCTGTGTCTGCACCGCTTAGAGTTTTGGAAAAAACAAATGATAAACAATGTCCTCAGTCAGCACCGCTTCAGTCCAGCAATCAGTTGAACTTTGCAAGAGCCACCATGGCTGTAAATTCAACATTTCCAGTTTCAGAAAGTAACCATCATTTGACTGAGGCTAGTAATGTTGCTACTCCTTGCAGTTATCCTCTACTGTATGATAATACTTCTACTGGCTGTAGTCAGTTGATGACGAAGGACACTAACAAGCAACTGAACTTGGGTTCAGTTTATCCTTTGTATTATGGAAATAACTATCAGAGAAAAAAGCCCCATTTGGTTTCCCAAGTCACAGAGAAGAATCCCAACATTATATATGTTGGCAATCGTTTCAGCACATTAGTTGCAGAGTCTGCTGAAATGGGTGTTTTGCAGAACCTTTTCTGTCCTAGTGCTGAAATTGCTGCCAAGAGGATCTCACAAGGAGATTTGGGGATTACTCATGAAAAGTCACCTGGGATGCAATGTGATTTGTCTTTAAGGTTGGGTCTATGTGCTGAACCCTGTATGAGCATGGAAAGTTCGGCTCAAGAGACAGAGGATCTTGTTTCAAACAGTTCTCTAGATAGGGGCAAGCTTAGTGAGTTTTCTCTACAAAAAAACAAAGAGTTGTTTCTTTCTCCTATTACAAATACTAATGATCCTTCTGAGTCCTGTCCAATTAAGTGTTTTTCAGTGGGTGAACGTCAGAATTTGGACACAACTATGAAAAAGCGTAAGGCACCCTTCAATGAGGATGCGGAGGATGGACAATTTTGTTGGCGACCTAAGTTTCCTTCTAACTAGTTCATTGGTCATATAGAAAGGCCAGGTTTGTAGACAATGTTTTTCTGTTGTAGTTTATATGCATCAAAATTCAAGATGCCTTGATTATGCTGGTCAATCCATTTTGCAACCTCTTTTTCGTATATAGTTCTGGTCACAAAGATTTACACGCCAACAGTAGGATTGCAAGTTGGGTTTTAGCAAAAAGGTAAATTGTAAATGGAGTTTCGGTTTGATTCATATGTTAATAGTTGGTGACAGAACATTCAAAATCAAGACATTAGATCACTCTATAACATCCAATCCAACTGAAACTGGACTATTATGAAATCAGTCTCCATTTAATGGTCTCTGCATGAATGGCTTCTCTACTGTGCAGAAATCATGTTAAGTCCAGCCCATAATATGATAATTAAGAAAATGTAAAAGCTCATTGAAGAAGCTTCTTGAAAGCTTAATTGGAATAGTGCCCAAGATACAGAAGGTGCATGAATTTGGCCAAGTTTTAACTGCATTCATGCCTATGTAAGGAGCTTTGAGATCTTGTTTTGGATGGCATCAAGTTTGCGAGGTTGTGACGTGTGTGCCATGGGTGGAGCAAGCTCCTCGCTTGCACGTGAGAGTACTACTACTTAGTAAGGGTAAACACCATTGGTTGTAATTGGGTTGAAGGATTTGGGGATCATGTGAGATTAATTAATGgtgtattatttttcctttattagtGGATTGTTTCGTAGAGTAAGCAATTTACCGAACCACTTAAACTATGTGTTCCGATTATTTTGTGATTGCGATTATATTTTTCCACAACAAATCACATTCCCCAACTCCTATTTTTGTTAGTTCGGATTTTGACCTCAAATTTACTGCGAGTTAGCTGTAGGTCATTAAACTTAAGCTCTTCAATCTTCACATTGTTCTAGGGGGAAGGATGAGGAGCTCAGTTTATGTCCACTCTCTGTAGGGGTGGTTGAGGCATAATTGCCCAATGTTGCTTTTTGCTTTAGTCACCCCTTTTCTTCTTTGCAATCTTATATTAGCAGGTGCCAGCATGCTAAGGCAATATTCTGTAGGTACATTTGCCCTGCACGACGTGAATAGATTGTTCTGTTCCTTTTCTTTATATCTAGAGGCTTTACTAGGTAGTAGTCTAATTGATGTGGAGACTCGGAGCCAGTTTGTATGTGTTGTGCCCTTCTGTGCACAAAGTGGGGTTCTCAAGGAAACTAAGTGAGAAAATAAGCTTCCTTGAAAAGCTTCGTGTTTTATAACTCAGATTTTGTGCACAGCAGAGCCAAATGGAGCCTTAGGATGTTAATAGGGATATTCTGAAGAGCAATTGGAGTTCAGAAAGTACTTTGTGACAGAGAAAAAACATTGTGAGAATGTGGAAAGGCCTTAAGAATGATTTTCCTGCTGTTTCTTGAGAATTATCCTTGATTGGAAATGGCGCAGGAGGTTGCTGTAGGTAAGATGGCGGTCATCAGGACCCATTCGAATGTTTTCAGTGTAGCATGGCATAGGAGCCTGCAAGTGTGCTTTGCTGTGTGATTAGGTGTTTTAAGTTGCGCTAGCTAATTTGAGAAGCTTTAGGTGTAAGGTTGGTGTAAGCAATAGGATGGGAGGAATAGTTAGGGTTGAAAGGGCAGGCATAATTTCCTTTTGGTTGTTTTCCAAGGTAATGGGAATGTGGGAAGGAAGTAATCTTTCAAATATCATTTAGGGCTTTGGATTTTCCAAAGGCTGTTCAATGCATTTCCTGCTGATGTTGTAAGTGGAAGAGTAACTTTCCTAGTCTGATAGCGTTTATTATTGGTCAGCAACATGCCTAGATGGGAAAGAAGAATAATTATAATTGTCTGGAATgctctttctttttgttctcgTTAGTTATTTCTACAGTGTGTGAAGTTCTTAAAGCAAGGATTTAGGTGTCAAACTTCTTGAACTGCTTCCTTTCTTGGGGCGGATAAAAGGAGGCTGTCTTTTCTAGTGGTAGCCAGAGTTTACAATATTGTGTTGTCATTATTAGTACCTCGTTGTTTGTCTTGTAAGGTTCTCACCATGTAGAAGAATGTAACTTGCCCAACAAGAGCCTAGACCTAATGAAGAAAGTCAAGCTTTCTTCGTCATAGATATCCTATAAAAcgttctccctttttttttttaaattaattagactTTAATTGGTGTTTGAAATTGTAACTTTACAGTCTTGAAGACAATTCTAATACTATTGAACATCACCATGACCTCCTAAACTTTAAAATAGCACGTTGGTGCTCCTGTTATGTAATGATATTCTTGGTTTCTTTTTCACAGTTTCCTTCATCTCTTGTTTTGGTGCTCTTATGTGAAATTTGTTGGTAGCCCTTTTATTTCTTCTGATATCTATGTATACGCCTTCTTGCTCTAATTTCACGTAGCAAGCTGTCACTGTGGGAATGGGGGTGACAATGCTAGAGATGCACAATGTACTAAAATTTTGGGGTTTGGATTGGAAAAAAAAATGCCATCCAAGAAAATATACCATAGCATAGCATTCTGTATACCCCTAAATTGCAAATTTGCATTACTAGAAGTTAAATGTAATTATGCTATTCAAAAAACAAAGAGTTTTTCAATTTATTAAGTGCACGCATTACTAGTGTATGGGCATCTCAAATTTATGTAGAttgtaccttttttttttttgaagatatATTTGGCTTCATACTCAAACTCAATATCTTATAGTTTTGGAGACGATTCATATGTTACTGAACTAAAACTCATGATGTTTAGGATGTTGAATTTTAAttgcattgatgatatatttttggACCTTTCTTTAAAAGGGTGAACAATTTTGAATGGACCCATTTGAATTGAAGCATATCAATTAACAACTCCCCCGCCTCTAAAAcacaaaaataaatgggagccacACTTTATCCTTTCCTTTCACCTTTTCTCCCACACTTTCTTATTCTTGCCTTGTCAAAGCAGCACGGACAAAACTTTATCAAGATCCAGTTTACAGAAGCATTCAAGACATAGATATACGactctaatttattttatatatattgtgttttaaaTCCATAATGTACTGCACTGTTAGTTCTTTAACTCTTTTGCCCAAATTCTAACTCTGTTAGTTGATTTATGTTAATCCTAATCTCTAGGAAATTGACAATGATTGCATATTATTTTTAGCCAATTTGATGATATctagttaattttatattttagatcagTTCATACTtaatgaaattaagtctactccaTGAGGGAACTTAATCACACACATCCCCATATCATTTTAGTACAttcaagatttttaaattaaataatcttTGAATACTTTTTATTTGTaggatatatataaattataaattttaatcattaaattttactccaattctaatgagatttataattttttattcctAAGTGgcaatttaattagaatttcaatccTACATCTAAGATTAGTTCAAATTAATAAAGATTGTCAATTGGGTTGATATTTCGCCCATGTGATGATGTTTGAGAAGCTCATTTTCCAAATACAATTTATGATTAGTCACTGAAGGTTTCTCTATATTAATTTAATGCCCTTGCTACGTTGGTAAACTTCATCCTAACTAAGCTCATGAGGAAAaatcttaaaataaattaaattggttTCATTTCAGGGCTTAAACACTAcaacatatattaaaattaacagtaaaaatttaataataatattaattttttaacctataaaattaacatataacgataatatgaataattattaataatgatacattaaaaaaatatatcaatgattattgttatcattaaaaatttttatttttttttacagtaattataatttttttatttatatattattataataaatttataacaataaattttatatatttgatagtaaaaatcaatacaattcttgtaattaaaaaaaaattcacgaAACATTAACTATCATTTAAAAAAACATCACAATACAATTTATAAGAAAGACCATGACAGTAACAGATAGTACAAAAACACTAAAGACAACAAGAAATTGTACACACAATCCTAATTCATTAGACAATGTGAGCAGTCAAGAAATACATGATAGTGGCAGAGAGAAGTTGAGAAAAGACATTGATGGTGAGAGGTAGAGGTGCAGAGTTTGATGGTGAACTTCCATTGCCAACTTTGATGGTCACCTTCTGACCTAAATCGCAGTGAGTGCCGATGGTGCAGATGTAGTAGAAGGTTCCATTTTTGGTCAATCGAAAAGTTGCAGGGCTGGTTTGCTGGAGAACACCACTTGTTTTAGTGCAATTATCATATTCAGCCTTTGATGTCACTTCCAACACAGTGTGAATGGATGTCCAATTGAATTCTGATGtcatcaatttaaaaataaaacaaaaataagtgGTAAGATAAAGCTACTTAATTACTCAAGCTGCAAGGGAtccattattataaatttaaactattttctaaaaaaaaaattcataaattttaattgaatggtAGTTTTTAAAGTAGAATCACATCCTGATATTAttacttgaattttttttttcttgagttAGAAATATTAAAAGAAAGAGGATCTTAAGTGAGATTGTTTAAAGCTTTAATTGAAAGAGTTCATCACCGCTTCTCACtgattttagaaaatttttcaaGCTTGCAAAATTTTGGAGTGTTATAGAAACTCCATCACCGCCATTCTAGATGTTTCAAGGGCCTTTAACATTACGGGCTTTACTTGTGGCCAATTTTACTTTGGTTGCTGAACTTAGTGTGCCTATAAATAAGTGTTTGTGTGTGCTGTTTTGATTTGTGAGTGAATGAGATGTTCAAGTGAGAGTGTACTAGAGTCCAAGAGTGTTAATCGTGAGTGTGCacgtgaagagagagagagagagagagagagtgtgtgtgtcTTGAGAGTGAAACTCTTGTATGTGTGAGAGTATTAGTGTGAGTGAGAGAAATACTAAAGTGTTAAGGTGTGAGCTTGAGTTGTAAATTCTCTTTAGTCCATTATAATAAAACTTTAttttcactctagtctattttaaGCTTTTTGGAGTTTCTATTTCTTTATGCTCCTAATGTTTCAACAATTTAGTATCAGAGCCTAATGGTCCGAACCACTGGTCAGAGTATTGCTTGAAGTGCAACTCAAAGTTCTGCTTGTGTACACTCTGGGATTAAGAAGTTTGTTAGTCTAGGACCACGCTTACTTGGTATTATAAATGAGATTATACTAAGTCACGATGGCAAATTCAACTAGTGTTGTGGGGAGCATTAAGAAGTTGAATGGTGCCAATTATAAGTATTGGCGCACGTGCGTGCAATTCTATTTACAAGGCCATAATTTGTTAGGCCTTAACGATggagtagagacaacacttcccACTGAAGACAAAAAGACAGAAGCATGGATGACCAAAGCAAGGAAGGCCATGTTTGCACTCAAGACCTCTATGAAAGATGACTTGCTAAAGCACAATGAAGATGCAAAGTCGCCCAAGGAGATATGGGATGCCATGCCACTTTACTCATTAGGAGAAATGATGACCGTCTATAGCTGTTGGAGAATGAGTTCTTGTCTACCTTGCAAAAGGAGATGTTGGTAAATGAGTATTTTACAAAAATTCAGTATTTTTGCCATGAAATTTCTAAATTAGATTCTGAGTTTAAAATTAGTGAAGGAAGAATGAAGAGAATTATTATTCATGGCTTGAGATGAGAGTTCAATCCTATCATCATCGTGATATGTGATTAGGCAACTCAATCATCATTATTAGAATTGGAGAATCTATTAGCCGCATAGGAAGTTGGACAACAAAAATGTAGGGACTTCTttaaaaaaggaagaagaagcctTGTTCAGCCAAAAATGTAAAGGTAGACAAGGGTGTTGTGTTAGTGTATGGTCGaagaaaaatcaagaacaatCAAGGATCAACAACAAAGGAGCTTTCAATAAGGGGGAGCTCAACAAAGTCTTGGAAGATGAGGTAAACATCGAAGAAACTATAGACAACGTGCTTCATATGCGGTAAACCTAGTCACATTGCTCGAGATTGTAGATTGAAGAAACAATTTGTTGAATGGAATTTAGCAACATTGCAAAAGAAAATGATGAGGAATGAGTGCACAAGAAAACGATGAGGAATGAGATTTTCTTTCATCCTTTACAATTCAACATTCGATGACACAACTAAGAAAAGGGAAAAGGTGTCACTCATTGCTTGTAACGATAAGGTAGTTGACTATGACAAAGATTGGATTGTAGACTCTGGATGCTCCAATCACATGATGGGATAGAAACTCAGTAACATATTCGAATATAAAGGAGGACAGGCAGTTGTAGCTGCcaatattttgaaaatattggtaGCATTATGATTGTGCCACGCTTCAGTCCTAATCAAGTGTAGTTGGAGAAAGTCCTTCATGTTCCAAGTATGAAGAAGAATTTATTAGGAGAAAGTCCTCCATGTCCCTAGTATGAAGAAGAATTTAGTATCAATTTTGCAATTGACATCTTCTAGAAATTACATGGTGTTCGGATCGGATAATGTCAAGGTACTCAGAAGCTTGTCACTCCGTGGCAAGCCTATTATGGAAGGACAAAGATTAAAATCTATCTACGTAATGTCTATTGAGTCAACATACGTAAATAAGACAAGGAAGAATGAAACAACTGACTTGTGGCACACACGACTCGGACATGTCAGCCACTAAAAGTTAAAGATTATGATGGTGAAGTCCATATATGCGTAAAGGCTTTCCTCAATTGGAGATCCACAATGATGTTGTTTGAGCTGGATGTCAGTAGGCTACAGCTCATCAGTTAACATGTACGAAATCAAGGTACAAGGCAAAAAATCCCTTGAAGCTCATCCACTCAAACGTGTTCGGCCAAGTCAAAGATCCTTCCATTGGTGGTATGCGATATATGGTAACTTTCATTGATTATTATTTGAGGTACGTTTGGGATTCTTTATGAAAGAAAAGTTTGAAACTTTGATCAAATTTAAGGAATTTAAGCAAAAGGTTGAAAATGAAGTAGAAAGAAGATTTGATGCCTTTTGTACAGATAATAGTGGAGAGTACATATCAGATGAGTTCACGAATTatttaaaggaaaaaaatatatGACGTCAATTGACTTGTTTAGGGATCCTACAGCAAAATGGAGTAGCAGAAACAAAGAATCGACATCTTACAGAGTTTTTTCGAAGCATGCTACATGCTAAGAATGTGCCTAGCTATTTCTAGGCAGAATATATGAAGAAAGTGGTGTATATCACCAATTGATTGCCACAACCAAAGCTAGGCCTTATCTCCTGGTCGAGAAGTTATGGAATTAGAAGCCCATAGTAAGTTATTTGAAGGTTTTCGGTTGTGTTTGCTATGTGTTCATGTTTGATCACTTACATAGCAAGTTTGATAAAAAGGCATCACAATATATCTTCATGGGCTACAATAGTGTGAGAAAAGGTCAAAGATGTTGTGATCCCACTACTGACCGATGCTAGGTTTCAAGGAATATTATCTTTGATAAAATGTCATCATGGTGGTCTTTAGAAGAAGTTGTGCTAGCTAATTCTAACGAGCTAAAAGACAAGCTACATGAAAAGTTGGATGAGAAAGAACAAGATAAGGAAGACAATATTTAAAAGGCAACTAACGAAAGGCCAACTGTCGATGGGGCATAGTCTAATCCACAAAACCAAGAACGATCTAGAAGCCCATGACAAACAAGTGTACATTATGAAATACCTGAAGATATTCGATCAAGCCAACATGAGTAAATTGAACAAGCAGAATCTTAACTTCAAAGATCTACCAGAGTAAAGCGTCCAAATCCAAAGGTACGTCAAGTAAGTAACCTACTATCTTCAAAGAAGCATATAACAACTTGGCATGAAAAAAGGGGGCTTTTGACCAAAAAGGTGTAATCGAAAACAAAAAAATATCAAAAACATGTGAGTTtgaaaataattaccaaaaatgggTGAGTTACGCTGAAGTGGATGAGGTGAGTGCGGGAAACTAATTATATTAGCGTTTTTAAGATTCGGACGCTATTTATAATAGCGTCCGCatcaaaaattttaaaggaaactGGACGCTATTTAAAATAGCGTCCAGCtttcctttaaataataaaaaattaattaaaaaagaatttaaaggttggacgctacttatagtagctttcaacctttttttttgaatttttaattattttattttatatttaaattttttcttaaacctttttaattatttatttttttaattttaattttttattttattaaattttaatttaattttaaattaaaaaataatatttataataaaaatattataatatataatattatatattataattttatttattaaaataatatttatattttatttaaaatataaaataaaataattaaaaattaaaaaaaggttggacgctactaagtagcgtccaacctttacattttttttaattaattttttattatttaaagaaaagttggacgtTATTTTGAATAATGTCCGACTTTCCTTTGAAAATTTTGATGCGGACGCTGTTATAAATAGTGTCCAAACCTTACAAAGACTAATAATTAGTGTCTCGTACTCACCTCAGCGTAACTCAccctttttttataattattttcaaactCACCTGTTtttggtattttttttattttccattACACCTTTTTTATCAAAAGCCGGAAAAAAGGAGAGTCAATCCTGAGGGGAAGCATTGAAATAGTTCATCACCGCCTCTCACTGATTCTAAAAACTTCTTCAAGCTTGCAAAAGTCTAGCATGTTAGAGAAACTTCATCACTA encodes:
- the LOC110661239 gene encoding uncharacterized protein LOC110661239 isoform X1, yielding MPRPGPRPYECVRRAWHSDRHQPLRGSIIQQIFRVANESHSAATKKNKEWQEKLPLVVLKAEEIMYSKANSEAEYMNLETLWDRVNDAINTIIRRDESSETGELLPPCIEAALNLGCIPVRASRSQRHSNPRSYLSPRVQEPVSAPLRVLEKTNDKQCPQSAPLQSSNQLNFARATMAVNSTFPVSESNHHLTEASNVATPCSYPLLYDNTSTGCSQLMTKDTNKQLNLGSVYPLYYGNNYQRKKPHLVSQVTEKNPNIIYVGNRFSTLVAESAEMGVLQNLFCPSAEIAAKRISQGDLGITHEKSPGMQCDLSLRLGLCAEPCMSMESSAQETEDLVSNSSLDRGKLSEFSLQKNKELFLSPITNTNDPSESCPIKCFSVGERQNLDTTMKKRKAPFNEDAEDGQFCWRPKFPSN
- the LOC110661239 gene encoding uncharacterized protein LOC110661239 isoform X2: MPRPGPRPYECVRRAWHSDRHQPLRGSIIQQIFRVANESHSAATKKNKEWQEKLPLVVLKAEEIMYSKANSEAEYMNLETLWDRVNDAINTIIRRDESSETGELLPPCIEAALNLGCIPVRASRSQRHSNPRSYLSPRVQEPVSAPLRVLEKTNDKQCPQSAPLQSSNQLNFARATMAVNSTFPVSESNHHLTEASNVATPCSYPLLYDNTSTGCSQLMTKDTNKQLNLGSVYPLYYGNNYQRKKPHLVSQVTEKNPNIIYVGNRFSTLVAESAEMGVLQNLFCPSAEIAAKRISQGDLGITHEKSPGMQCDLSLRLGLCAEPCMSMESSAQETEDLVSNSSLDRGKLMGERQNLDTTMKKRKAPFNEDAEDGQFCWRPKFPSN
- the LOC110661239 gene encoding uncharacterized protein LOC110661239 isoform X3, which codes for MYSKANSEAEYMNLETLWDRVNDAINTIIRRDESSETGELLPPCIEAALNLGCIPVRASRSQRHSNPRSYLSPRVQEPVSAPLRVLEKTNDKQCPQSAPLQSSNQLNFARATMAVNSTFPVSESNHHLTEASNVATPCSYPLLYDNTSTGCSQLMTKDTNKQLNLGSVYPLYYGNNYQRKKPHLVSQVTEKNPNIIYVGNRFSTLVAESAEMGVLQNLFCPSAEIAAKRISQGDLGITHEKSPGMQCDLSLRLGLCAEPCMSMESSAQETEDLVSNSSLDRGKLSEFSLQKNKELFLSPITNTNDPSESCPIKCFSVGERQNLDTTMKKRKAPFNEDAEDGQFCWRPKFPSN
- the LOC110661241 gene encoding cucumber peeling cupredoxin, whose protein sequence is MAFRLDLIILVASMVGAAAAATTYTVGDTTGWRVPPNTSFYDTWVANKLFEAGDSLEFNWTSIHTVLEVTSKAEYDNCTKTSGVLQQTSPATFRLTKNGTFYYICTIGTHCDLGQKVTIKVGNGSSPSNSAPLPLTINVFSQLLSATIMYFLTAHIV